In the Candidatus Cloacimonas acidaminovorans str. Evry genome, one interval contains:
- a CDS encoding T9SS-dependent choice-of-anchor J family protein: MKANITHSSNWPYSTTIYWTVFTLNGTQEVQGTEWSFTTAADPTRSIPYLETFDASTSLPANWTGSFSVSSSHGVSSNGLYKNLYSYSTSAYVTTPPVGPLTDNTTLQFDYRYVEFTGYPNTAHTLVAGDKLEIQISTDGTTFTTIHTIDSSNHITSTSFATCSVPITQAKVSQGDIIKAKFLATRGGGDYYLDIDNVYFRHISAEPAISITPESKSFGELQINTVSSAQVFTIKNDGGGTLTINPAIELIGANVDQFQLTDTNSYPCELGSGETITVSVAFAPTSLGEKTASLTIVDNLSKTEHNIPLTGTGADYSISVPYLNDFQSNINGWTILDVNNDGKKWTLTEEISPNKAMKIVYNPSLTMDDWFITPPISLTKDTTYNIRYEYRVESDTYPENLGVYIGSSPTPAALNTLLNDHFEISNTTFSLEQATFTPQTTGIYYIGFHGYSDADMYNLYVDNFRITFENSDIVSGIASGGNVSIIIPPVHSISPTIDISNLPQSDATVTVIAGYADVDLPNAGLSLTLTGTSFSGAIITINHNLGFVPAQIAYRIEPGTWNLLTSSSPGVSNWNETTVTFTLSGKAAGDLCFVFPQQEGQTLPVTLSNFTAVVTSENFVNIAWMAETETNHSGYNIFRNEAKDLENAVKINAQLIDKGTAVGTQISYLYTDFEVYTNMVYYYWLESVALDGTSQFYGPLTVTIGDPTQEPMPPSVPMVTKLYNAFPNPFNPNTNIRYSLKEAGKVKIEIYNMKGQRIKTFTQEHNSPGYYQVSWDGRDENGRSVASGIYLYRLTTGKYTSAKKMVLAK; encoded by the coding sequence ATGAAAGCCAATATTACTCATTCTTCAAACTGGCCCTATAGCACAACAATATATTGGACTGTTTTTACTTTAAATGGAACCCAGGAAGTTCAGGGAACAGAATGGAGCTTTACTACCGCTGCCGATCCTACAAGGTCTATCCCCTATCTGGAAACATTTGATGCCAGCACTTCTTTACCGGCAAATTGGACAGGTTCTTTTTCAGTAAGTTCATCTCATGGTGTTAGTAGTAATGGATTGTATAAAAATTTATACAGTTACTCAACTTCAGCTTATGTAACTACACCTCCTGTAGGTCCTTTAACCGATAATACTACCCTGCAATTTGATTATCGCTATGTTGAATTTACCGGATACCCGAATACTGCTCATACACTGGTAGCTGGTGATAAACTGGAAATTCAGATCTCTACTGATGGAACAACTTTCACAACTATTCACACAATTGATAGCAGTAATCATATTACTTCCACTTCCTTTGCCACTTGCAGTGTTCCTATCACTCAAGCCAAGGTCTCTCAAGGTGATATTATTAAAGCTAAATTCCTGGCTACTCGGGGTGGGGGTGATTATTATCTGGATATTGATAATGTATACTTCAGACATATTTCTGCTGAACCTGCAATCTCTATAACTCCTGAAAGCAAATCATTTGGCGAATTGCAGATCAATACTGTCTCTTCTGCTCAGGTCTTTACTATTAAAAACGATGGCGGGGGAACCTTAACAATTAATCCTGCTATTGAATTAATTGGAGCTAATGTAGATCAGTTCCAATTAACAGATACTAATAGTTATCCTTGTGAACTTGGTTCGGGTGAAACAATTACTGTCTCGGTTGCTTTTGCTCCCACTTCCCTTGGTGAAAAAACAGCAAGTTTAACAATAGTGGATAATCTTAGTAAAACAGAGCATAATATTCCTCTAACCGGAACTGGAGCTGACTATTCAATTTCCGTCCCGTATCTAAATGATTTTCAGAGCAATATCAATGGATGGACAATATTAGATGTAAACAATGATGGGAAAAAATGGACTCTTACTGAGGAGATTTCTCCTAATAAAGCAATGAAGATTGTCTACAATCCTTCTCTGACAATGGATGACTGGTTTATTACACCACCAATAAGTTTAACTAAGGATACTACATACAATATAAGGTATGAATATCGTGTTGAATCAGATACTTATCCTGAAAACCTTGGTGTATATATTGGCAGCTCACCTACTCCTGCAGCTCTTAATACCTTACTTAATGATCATTTCGAAATTTCCAATACCACTTTCAGTTTAGAACAAGCCACTTTTACCCCGCAGACAACGGGGATTTATTATATTGGTTTCCACGGTTACAGCGATGCTGATATGTATAATCTCTATGTAGATAATTTCCGGATTACATTTGAAAATAGCGATATTGTAAGTGGAATCGCCTCTGGAGGAAATGTTAGTATAATTATCCCACCTGTTCATTCTATTTCTCCCACTATAGATATTTCCAATCTCCCACAAAGTGATGCAACCGTAACTGTTATTGCTGGCTATGCTGATGTTGATCTTCCCAATGCTGGTCTTAGCTTAACACTTACTGGAACCAGCTTTTCAGGCGCAATAATCACTATCAACCATAATCTTGGTTTTGTTCCAGCTCAAATTGCCTATAGAATTGAACCTGGAACTTGGAATCTCCTCACTTCAAGCAGTCCTGGAGTTAGCAACTGGAATGAAACAACTGTAACATTCACATTATCTGGAAAAGCAGCTGGAGATTTATGTTTTGTTTTCCCTCAGCAAGAAGGTCAGACACTGCCTGTAACCTTATCCAACTTCACAGCTGTGGTAACTTCCGAAAACTTTGTCAATATTGCCTGGATGGCAGAGACCGAAACCAATCATTCCGGTTATAATATTTTCCGGAATGAGGCAAAGGATTTGGAAAATGCTGTCAAGATCAATGCTCAGTTAATTGACAAAGGAACTGCGGTTGGAACTCAGATCAGCTACTTATATACTGATTTTGAGGTCTATACTAATATGGTGTATTATTACTGGTTGGAAAGTGTAGCTCTGGATGGAACCAGCCAATTCTATGGTCCTTTAACTGTTACTATTGGTGATCCAACCCAAGAACCGATGCCTCCATCTGTTCCAATGGTTACAAAACTCTATAATGCCTTCCCCAATCCTTTCAATCCGAATACCAATATCCGTTATTCCTTGAAAGAAGCCGGTAAGGTTAAAATTGAAATCTACAATATGAAAGGTCAAAGAATCAAGACCTTTACTCAGGAACACAATAGTCCAGGTTACTATCAGGTTTCTTGGGATGGTCGTGATGAAAATGGAAGAAGCGTTGCTAGTGGAATTTATCTGTATCGTTTAACAACCGGTAAATACACTTCCGCTAAGAAGATGGTATTAGCAAAATAA
- a CDS encoding heavy metal translocating P-type ATPase: MQRKITLGIEGMHCASCSARAEKALSQLKGVSEANVNLALEEAYIVYDDKQLTLADFKQAIEKLGFKVKETEADKESEQIRQMQVAKKKMGLSWLITALVLLLMIPDMVLGRAIISEQMDAWLMVILSLLAMIFPARQVYLSAYKAVKSGTANMDVLIAMGTIASLLAAPLSLFIKDIVANSFAGIAAMIISFHLTGRYLEAKAKGTASEEIRKLIGLGAKTAIVLEAGTEKEIPLSQLKVGDIFIVKPGAKIPTDGIVIKGNSLVDESMATGESLPVTKKPNDNVLGATINLDGYLEVQATKVGKETFLAQVIQMVSEAQHSKVPIQLLADKITAVFVPVVLCLVVIVFAVWMIFPDTMQNIASVIISVIPLQVPVKGLAAALMASIATLVIACPCALGLATPTALMVGSGLGAKKGILIRNGEALQRMRELNTMVFDKTGTLTNGIPQLIKTVCFQGTDKENRAIAASLEQASEHPLAMALVKGFELSELIAREDFISMPGKGVKGKINGKQYLLGNADFLQEEGIALPSFEDETLDYATQIGLATDRELLAWFYLADTIKDNAPQVIAELKGRGIKTIMISGDQTKTAIAIAEKCGIQEVLAPVLPGDKAMKIKELQSKDLIVGMVGDGINDAPALKQADIGFAMGLGTDIAIETADITLLRNDLKLIPLAIDLSQKTFAKIKQNLFWAFFYNLIAIPLAAFGVLHPVIAEMAMAFSSVTVVTNANLLKRKEN, encoded by the coding sequence ATGCAAAGGAAAATTACCTTGGGAATTGAAGGAATGCATTGTGCTTCTTGCAGCGCGAGAGCCGAAAAAGCACTGTCACAATTGAAAGGAGTTAGCGAAGCAAATGTAAATCTCGCTCTGGAAGAAGCATACATTGTTTACGATGACAAGCAATTAACGCTTGCTGATTTTAAGCAGGCAATAGAAAAACTGGGTTTTAAAGTGAAAGAGACAGAGGCAGATAAAGAAAGCGAACAAATCCGCCAAATGCAGGTAGCAAAAAAGAAAATGGGGCTTTCCTGGCTGATTACTGCCTTGGTTCTGCTATTAATGATCCCCGATATGGTTTTGGGAAGAGCAATTATTAGCGAACAGATGGATGCCTGGCTGATGGTGATTTTGAGTTTGCTGGCGATGATTTTTCCTGCCAGACAAGTATATCTTTCTGCCTATAAAGCGGTAAAAAGCGGAACTGCCAATATGGATGTGTTAATTGCAATGGGCACAATCGCTTCTTTGCTGGCAGCTCCTCTTTCGCTGTTTATAAAGGATATTGTGGCAAATAGTTTTGCAGGAATTGCTGCGATGATTATTTCTTTTCATTTAACCGGACGCTATCTGGAGGCAAAAGCCAAAGGAACTGCTTCGGAGGAAATCAGAAAGCTAATCGGTTTAGGTGCTAAAACGGCAATCGTTTTGGAAGCGGGAACGGAAAAAGAAATTCCGCTTAGTCAACTGAAAGTGGGGGATATCTTTATAGTTAAGCCCGGAGCAAAAATTCCTACCGACGGCATTGTGATTAAAGGAAATAGTTTAGTGGATGAGTCAATGGCAACAGGTGAATCCCTTCCCGTAACTAAAAAGCCGAATGATAATGTGTTAGGCGCAACTATCAACCTTGATGGTTATCTGGAAGTGCAGGCAACCAAGGTTGGTAAAGAGACCTTTCTGGCGCAAGTGATCCAAATGGTAAGCGAGGCACAGCATTCTAAAGTTCCTATTCAATTGCTGGCAGATAAGATAACTGCGGTTTTTGTGCCAGTGGTGCTATGTTTGGTAGTGATTGTTTTTGCGGTTTGGATGATTTTTCCGGACACAATGCAAAATATTGCCTCTGTTATAATAAGCGTTATTCCATTGCAGGTTCCTGTTAAAGGTTTGGCAGCTGCATTGATGGCTTCTATAGCCACTCTGGTAATTGCTTGTCCTTGTGCATTAGGTTTGGCAACTCCTACTGCTTTAATGGTGGGAAGTGGTTTGGGAGCAAAAAAAGGGATTTTGATTCGCAACGGTGAAGCACTGCAAAGAATGAGAGAACTGAATACAATGGTCTTTGATAAAACAGGAACTTTAACCAACGGTATTCCGCAACTAATAAAAACCGTTTGTTTCCAAGGAACAGATAAGGAAAATCGGGCAATTGCGGCTTCTTTAGAACAGGCATCGGAACATCCTTTGGCGATGGCATTGGTGAAAGGATTTGAATTGTCGGAATTGATTGCACGCGAGGATTTTATCTCTATGCCGGGAAAAGGAGTGAAAGGCAAAATAAACGGAAAACAATATTTGTTAGGGAATGCTGACTTTTTGCAGGAAGAAGGAATAGCCCTTCCCTCTTTTGAGGATGAGACACTGGACTATGCTACCCAAATTGGACTGGCAACCGATAGGGAATTGCTTGCTTGGTTCTATCTTGCTGATACAATTAAAGATAATGCTCCCCAAGTGATTGCGGAATTGAAGGGCAGAGGAATTAAAACCATTATGATTAGCGGCGACCAAACAAAAACAGCTATTGCCATTGCGGAAAAATGCGGTATTCAAGAAGTGCTGGCTCCTGTTTTGCCTGGCGATAAAGCAATGAAAATTAAGGAATTACAATCTAAAGATCTGATTGTAGGTATGGTAGGTGATGGTATTAATGATGCTCCGGCGTTAAAACAGGCAGATATTGGCTTTGCAATGGGCTTGGGGACCGATATTGCCATTGAAACTGCAGATATAACCCTTCTGCGTAATGACCTAAAACTGATTCCACTGGCGATAGACCTCTCCCAAAAAACCTTTGCTAAAATTAAACAGAATTTGTTCTGGGCTTTTTTCTATAATTTGATTGCGATTCCCTTAGCTGCCTTTGGGGTTTTACATCCCGTGATTGCAGAAATGGCTATGGCTTTTAGTAGCGTGACAGTGGTGACCAATGCCAACCTGCTGAAACGGAAAGAAAATTAG
- a CDS encoding T9SS-dependent choice-of-anchor J family protein — protein MKAQIYKLLLLLIFSVTAIAAFSTVSEYSFASTLGTFTEISGGTIHGTSANDNECFLAIPLGFTFTYNGVDYTTISIASNGFIAMGDTVVTSNVPISSNTSTNNVIAVLARDIKSRADGTLMSLSSGTAPNRVFTIQWKNWRRTPTATANDDFTFQIQLQENGNNVVFVYGPFTAVTAATSATVQVGLRGDSNNDFNNRLTTTDWSATTAGTANNSTCTLSATVFPANGLTFTFTPPITGEPPLAAQNPHPANGAINVPIATNLSWNSGGGIVDGYKVYFGTDNPPTNIVNGTTQTVTVYDPVNDLTYSTTYYWKIVPYNQFGDAVDCPVWSFTVLADPTVTTYPYEQNFDSVTPPDLALGWTVINANNDTYTWQSYNGNSQTSPNSMRIRYNSTLAMDDWLFTPPLVFTNTHNYKIKFYYCSSSATYPEKLSVYWGTTPAVASMTNLLWENLNIINTAYEAAEIIMPAVTGGTYYIGFHGHSDADRFYLYIDTFSVSDIVEQINPPQNLTATIQNYYNVHLAWQAPVSSFGTRDLLGYKVYRDGSLINTISNPATLTYDDLGLEVGTYSYTVTAYYTTGESVPAGPVSVEIVAPLDPPLNLTATVQNNTNVFLDWDAPSVIPPPTSFNDSFESYENFTINFAPWTLVDVDQSTTYGMQGISWTNAYAAQAYIIFNPSATTPAITDLTAHTGNKMAACFASTVPPNNDWMITPQLSITAGNVLKFWARSYTEQYGLERFKVGVSTTGTTPANFTIISGTTYIQAPVTWTEYTYDLSSYAGQNVYIGIQCVSNDAFIFLVDDVFIGTPTTAKSYPYVASVSGTIERVKGVSVPTIRQETKNNDRALLGYKVYRNGTLISTINNPATTDYTDLDLANGTYNYGVTALYTTGESVPATVSVTINYQPTPAFFTDDFESYANFVTTFAPWTTVDVDLADTYGIQDVDFPGSGDAMAYIIFNPSATVPPLTTLTAHSGSKMPASFAATTPPNNDWMISPRVFLGTGSFVKFYARSYTAQYGLERFKVGVSTTTPNPANFQFVSGATYVQAPVTWTEYTYDLSSYDNQNVYIGIQCLSNDAFIFFVDDVSIHGVNGYDNNDNNAPVVQTELKGNYPNPFNPETTIAYSVKEHIPVNIEIYNIKGQKVKTLVNETKAPGNYTAVWRGLDDNNHPVSSGVYFFKMNAGKYSSTKKMIMMK, from the coding sequence ATGAAAGCACAAATTTACAAACTCCTTCTTCTACTGATATTTTCAGTAACAGCGATTGCTGCATTTTCTACGGTAAGCGAATATTCTTTTGCTTCAACATTAGGAACTTTTACTGAAATCAGTGGAGGAACTATTCACGGCACCAGTGCGAATGACAATGAATGTTTCTTAGCCATTCCGCTGGGCTTTACTTTCACCTATAACGGTGTTGATTATACAACAATCAGCATCGCTTCCAACGGTTTTATCGCGATGGGGGATACTGTAGTAACAAGTAATGTTCCGATCAGTTCTAATACTTCCACCAATAATGTGATAGCTGTTCTTGCTCGCGATATCAAATCCAGAGCAGATGGAACTTTAATGTCTTTAAGCAGTGGCACTGCACCCAATCGTGTTTTTACTATTCAGTGGAAAAATTGGAGGCGAACTCCTACTGCCACAGCTAATGATGATTTTACTTTTCAAATTCAACTTCAGGAAAACGGTAACAACGTGGTCTTTGTTTACGGACCCTTTACTGCTGTAACTGCTGCTACTTCTGCCACTGTGCAGGTTGGCTTAAGAGGTGATTCCAATAATGACTTCAATAACCGTTTAACTACTACGGACTGGTCTGCAACAACAGCCGGAACCGCTAATAACAGCACCTGCACTTTAAGCGCTACAGTATTTCCTGCTAACGGATTAACCTTTACTTTCACTCCTCCCATAACTGGAGAACCACCTTTAGCGGCTCAAAATCCTCATCCTGCCAATGGAGCTATTAATGTGCCCATAGCTACAAACCTCAGCTGGAATTCCGGAGGTGGAATTGTTGATGGTTATAAGGTCTATTTTGGCACGGATAATCCTCCTACCAATATAGTTAATGGAACCACACAGACAGTAACTGTATATGATCCTGTTAATGATTTAACATACAGCACTACCTATTACTGGAAAATTGTTCCCTATAATCAATTTGGGGATGCAGTTGACTGTCCTGTCTGGAGTTTTACTGTTTTAGCTGATCCCACAGTTACTACTTATCCCTACGAGCAAAACTTTGATTCAGTTACTCCTCCTGATTTAGCTTTGGGTTGGACAGTTATTAATGCCAATAATGATACCTATACCTGGCAGTCCTATAATGGCAATAGTCAAACATCTCCCAATTCTATGCGCATCCGTTATAATTCTACATTAGCAATGGATGACTGGTTATTTACTCCTCCCCTTGTCTTTACAAATACTCATAATTACAAAATAAAATTTTACTACTGTAGTTCAAGTGCCACTTATCCAGAAAAGCTTTCTGTTTATTGGGGAACAACTCCTGCAGTGGCAAGTATGACAAATCTCCTTTGGGAAAATTTGAACATCATCAATACTGCTTATGAAGCAGCAGAAATTATTATGCCTGCAGTAACCGGAGGAACTTATTACATAGGTTTTCATGGTCATAGTGATGCCGATAGATTCTATCTCTATATAGATACTTTCAGCGTATCCGATATAGTAGAACAGATAAATCCACCTCAAAATCTTACTGCTACCATTCAAAATTATTACAATGTCCATTTAGCTTGGCAGGCACCTGTTTCCTCTTTTGGCACAAGAGACCTTCTTGGCTATAAGGTTTATCGGGATGGCTCTTTAATTAACACTATTAGTAATCCTGCTACTCTTACTTATGATGATTTGGGCTTAGAAGTTGGCACTTACAGCTATACAGTTACTGCTTATTATACAACTGGTGAATCAGTTCCTGCGGGTCCTGTAAGTGTAGAAATTGTTGCTCCACTTGATCCGCCTCTGAATTTAACTGCTACAGTGCAGAACAATACTAATGTCTTTCTGGATTGGGATGCTCCAAGTGTAATTCCTCCTCCTACAAGTTTTAATGATAGCTTTGAGAGTTACGAGAATTTCACTATTAATTTTGCTCCCTGGACTTTAGTGGATGTTGACCAAAGCACAACTTATGGAATGCAAGGCATTTCCTGGACTAATGCTTATGCGGCACAAGCATATATTATTTTTAATCCGAGTGCCACGACACCTGCTATAACTGATTTGACAGCTCATACTGGTAATAAAATGGCTGCCTGTTTTGCTTCTACTGTTCCTCCGAATAATGATTGGATGATTACCCCCCAACTTTCTATAACTGCAGGCAATGTGCTAAAATTCTGGGCAAGAAGTTATACCGAGCAATATGGTTTGGAACGCTTTAAAGTCGGTGTTTCAACTACTGGAACAACACCTGCAAATTTCACTATAATTAGCGGAACAACCTATATACAAGCACCGGTTACCTGGACAGAATATACTTATGATTTAAGCAGCTATGCAGGACAAAATGTCTACATTGGTATTCAATGTGTTTCCAATGATGCCTTTATCTTCTTGGTTGATGATGTCTTTATCGGCACTCCTACCACAGCAAAAAGCTATCCTTATGTAGCTTCCGTTTCTGGAACTATTGAAAGAGTAAAGGGTGTTTCGGTTCCCACTATTAGACAAGAGACAAAAAATAATGACCGTGCCCTTTTGGGCTATAAGGTCTATCGTAATGGAACATTAATTTCTACTATAAATAATCCTGCTACGACTGACTATACTGATCTTGATCTTGCCAACGGAACTTATAATTATGGTGTAACTGCACTATATACTACTGGGGAATCAGTTCCCGCAACTGTAAGTGTAACTATCAATTATCAGCCCACACCTGCATTCTTTACAGATGATTTTGAGAGCTATGCTAATTTCGTTACTACCTTTGCTCCTTGGACTACGGTTGATGTTGATCTTGCTGATACTTATGGCATTCAGGATGTTGATTTTCCCGGAAGCGGAGATGCTATGGCATATATCATCTTTAATCCTTCAGCAACAGTTCCTCCTTTAACTACATTAACTGCTCACAGCGGTTCTAAAATGCCTGCCAGTTTTGCTGCAACGACACCTCCTAATAATGACTGGATGATTAGCCCGCGTGTGTTTTTAGGAACAGGGTCATTCGTTAAGTTTTATGCCAGAAGTTACACTGCACAATATGGACTGGAACGATTCAAAGTTGGGGTTTCTACTACTACGCCTAATCCTGCAAACTTCCAATTTGTTTCCGGCGCAACTTATGTACAGGCACCTGTCACTTGGACTGAATATACTTACGACCTATCCAGTTATGATAATCAAAATGTTTATATTGGAATTCAATGTCTTTCCAACGATGCCTTTATCTTCTTTGTTGACGATGTAAGCATTCATGGAGTAAATGGATATGATAATAATGATAACAATGCTCCTGTTGTCCAAACTGAGCTGAAAGGAAATTATCCCAATCCATTCAATCCAGAAACCACTATTGCCTATAGCGTTAAAGAACATATTCCCGTAAATATTGAAATTTATAACATTAAGGGTCAGAAAGTTAAAACCCTGGTTAACGAAACAAAAGCTCCTGGTAATTATACCGCTGTATGGAGAGGACTGGATGATAATAACCATCCTGTGTCCAGCGGAGTGTATTTCTTTAAAATGAATGCTGGTAAATATAGCAGCACGAAGAAAATGATAATGATGAAATAA